The Pirellulales bacterium genome has a segment encoding these proteins:
- the fabF gene encoding beta-ketoacyl-ACP synthase II, which translates to MPTDHQRRVVVTGMGCVTPLGNDVATLWRRLLKGESGIGLTTLFDASNFPTKISAEVRDWDVSAVGEDSEKWRHRGRHTRFAVGAAKQAVADSGLADAKFDPTRLGIYLGCGEGQQDFDRFTQMMVAALDGDQLNIAKFTRIGIEILNPLSELEQEPNMPAGHLAGLFNAQGPNANCLTACAASSQAIGEAVELIRRGDADLMLSGGTHSMIHPFGVTGFNLLTALSTHNAEPTKASRPFDKNRDGFVLGEGAAMLVLEELEHAKARGAPIYGEMTGYGSTADAFRITDTHPEGRGAASCLRMALADAQMNADDIDYINAHGTSTDVNDRVETLAIKNVFGERAYTIPVSSTKSMMGHLIAAAGVSELIVCLLAIRDNILPPTINYETPDPDCDLDYVPNVAREARCDVAVSNSFGFGGQNITLIASRFNG; encoded by the coding sequence ATGCCCACCGACCACCAACGACGAGTAGTAGTGACCGGCATGGGCTGCGTGACGCCGCTGGGCAACGACGTGGCCACGCTTTGGAGACGCCTGCTGAAGGGGGAGTCGGGCATCGGCCTCACCACGCTCTTTGACGCCAGCAACTTTCCCACCAAAATCTCCGCCGAGGTCCGCGATTGGGATGTCTCGGCGGTGGGTGAGGATTCGGAAAAATGGCGGCACCGCGGCCGTCATACCCGGTTCGCCGTCGGGGCGGCCAAGCAAGCCGTGGCCGATTCGGGCCTGGCCGACGCCAAGTTCGATCCGACCCGCTTGGGCATCTATCTCGGCTGCGGCGAGGGCCAGCAAGACTTTGACCGCTTCACTCAAATGATGGTGGCGGCACTCGACGGCGATCAGCTCAATATCGCCAAGTTCACCCGTATCGGCATCGAGATTCTCAATCCCCTTTCCGAGTTGGAACAAGAGCCGAACATGCCGGCCGGCCACCTGGCGGGACTCTTCAACGCCCAAGGCCCCAACGCCAACTGCCTCACGGCCTGCGCCGCCAGCAGTCAGGCCATCGGCGAGGCCGTCGAGCTGATCCGTCGCGGCGACGCCGACTTGATGCTCTCCGGCGGCACGCACAGCATGATCCACCCCTTCGGCGTGACGGGCTTCAACTTGCTCACGGCGCTCTCGACGCACAACGCAGAACCGACCAAGGCCTCGCGCCCCTTCGACAAGAACCGCGACGGCTTTGTGCTGGGCGAAGGGGCCGCCATGTTGGTGTTGGAAGAACTGGAACACGCCAAGGCCCGCGGCGCCCCGATTTATGGCGAGATGACCGGCTACGGCTCGACGGCCGACGCCTTCCGCATCACCGACACCCACCCCGAAGGGCGCGGGGCCGCGAGCTGCCTGCGGATGGCCTTGGCCGACGCGCAAATGAACGCCGACGACATCGACTACATCAACGCCCACGGCACCAGCACCGACGTGAACGATCGCGTGGAGACGCTGGCCATCAAGAACGTGTTCGGCGAGCGGGCTTACACGATACCCGTGTCGAGCACCAAGAGCATGATGGGCCATCTGATCGCCGCCGCGGGCGTCAGCGAGTTGATCGTCTGTTTGCTGGCGATTCGCGACAACATCCTGCCGCCCACGATCAACTACGAGACGCCCGACCCCGACTGCGATCTCGACTACGTGCCCAACGTGGCCCGCGAGGCCCGCTGCGACGTGGCCGTGAGCAACAGCTTCGGCTTCGGCGGGCAGAACATCACGCTCATCGCTTCGCGGTTCAACGGCTGA
- a CDS encoding nucleotidyl transferase AbiEii/AbiGii toxin family protein — MSEAAVGTSGWERALMAAEKVKERLSRASRALDAAGVRYAVAGGNAVAEWVGRIDEDAVRNTRDVDLLVRRSDLPAARAALEAAGFVYHHVLNVDIFIDGPQGKPSGGVRLLFAGEKVRPGDEHPLPDLDESERAVGFQVASLEALVRMKLIAWRDKDRTHLRDLIGVGLVDATWPARLPPRLGDRLQQLLDDPDG; from the coding sequence ATGTCAGAAGCAGCAGTCGGAACCAGTGGTTGGGAAAGGGCGCTCATGGCGGCGGAAAAAGTCAAAGAGCGGCTGAGCAGGGCAAGTCGCGCGCTGGACGCCGCCGGCGTGCGCTACGCCGTCGCCGGTGGCAATGCCGTCGCCGAGTGGGTCGGCCGGATTGATGAGGACGCCGTCCGCAACACGCGAGACGTCGACCTGCTGGTCCGGCGCTCGGATCTGCCCGCTGCCCGGGCCGCGCTCGAAGCCGCCGGCTTCGTCTATCATCACGTCCTCAACGTCGATATTTTCATCGACGGGCCCCAAGGCAAACCGAGCGGCGGGGTGCGTCTCCTTTTCGCCGGCGAAAAAGTCCGTCCCGGCGATGAGCATCCGTTGCCGGATCTCGACGAATCGGAACGCGCCGTCGGATTTCAAGTGGCTTCGCTCGAAGCCCTGGTGCGGATGAAGTTGATCGCTTGGCGGGACAAGGACCGCACTCACCTTCGCGACCTGATCGGCGTCGGCCTTGTGGACGCGACCTGGCCCGCCCGTTTGCCGCCGCGGCTCGGCGATCGCTTGCAGCAACTGCTTGACGACCCGGATGGTTGA
- a CDS encoding DNA adenine methylase has product MVERLTYSLPSDYNGPVTQAKLKAEKKTRKSKPPGIVGLRSPRKLILFGWYGGKFSHLDWLLPLLPPCHHYCEPFAGSAAVLLNRAPSAIETYNDLDGEIVNFFRVLRDNGDELTRVLGLTPFSREEFLIACKLDPTASPVERARRFYVRARQVRTGLAQTASIGRWANCKNTSRAGMSGVISRWLGGVERLPEIVERLIRVQIENRPAIDVIRLYDSPETLFYCDPPYVHATRGDAKAYRHEMTDEQHRELAETLNSVRGRVAFSNYDCPLLDELYPAPTWRKHKSPPRTNHATKGKRVEVLWTK; this is encoded by the coding sequence ATGGTTGAACGGCTGACGTACTCCTTGCCCAGTGATTACAATGGACCCGTGACGCAGGCAAAGCTCAAGGCCGAAAAGAAGACCCGCAAGAGCAAGCCACCCGGCATCGTTGGGCTGCGGTCGCCGCGCAAATTGATTCTGTTCGGCTGGTACGGCGGGAAGTTCTCCCATCTCGACTGGCTGTTGCCGCTGCTTCCGCCGTGCCATCATTATTGCGAACCCTTCGCCGGTTCGGCGGCCGTGCTACTGAACCGCGCGCCCTCGGCGATCGAGACCTACAACGATCTGGATGGCGAGATCGTGAACTTCTTCCGCGTGCTGCGCGACAACGGCGACGAGCTGACTCGCGTCCTTGGCTTGACGCCGTTTTCGCGCGAGGAGTTCTTGATCGCCTGCAAACTCGATCCCACGGCTTCGCCCGTCGAGCGAGCGCGCCGCTTTTACGTTCGCGCGCGGCAGGTGCGCACAGGGCTGGCGCAAACGGCTTCGATCGGCCGATGGGCCAACTGCAAGAACACGAGCCGGGCCGGCATGAGCGGCGTCATCAGCCGATGGCTGGGCGGCGTCGAGCGGTTGCCGGAAATCGTCGAGCGGCTTATACGGGTACAAATCGAAAACCGGCCCGCCATCGACGTGATTCGCCTTTACGATTCGCCCGAAACCCTTTTTTACTGCGATCCGCCCTACGTGCATGCGACGCGCGGCGACGCCAAGGCCTATCGGCATGAGATGACCGACGAGCAGCACCGCGAATTGGCTGAGACACTCAATTCGGTCCGCGGTCGCGTGGCTTTTTCCAATTACGACTGCCCGTTGCTCGACGAGCTTTATCCCGCTCCCACTTGGCGGAAGCACAAAAGCCCGCCGCGCACGAACCATGCCACCAAAGGCAAACGGGTGGAGGTTCTCTGGACGAAATGA
- a CDS encoding 3-hydroxyacyl-ACP dehydratase FabZ family protein, with amino-acid sequence MRWIWIDRFLEFDSGRRATAIKNVSLAEEHLHDHFPGYPVMPNSLILEGLAQTGGLLVGEVNQFEEKVILAKVSKAVFHFLAVPGDTLRYTATIETIGGGGAGVKATSHVGERLQGEADIMFAHLDDAGRAKTLFEPKNFVFTMKLLGVFDVGRTSDGKKLTEPPGLAKLIEALGDGR; translated from the coding sequence ATGCGTTGGATCTGGATCGATCGGTTCCTCGAATTCGACAGCGGCCGACGGGCCACTGCCATCAAGAACGTCTCGCTGGCCGAGGAGCACCTGCACGATCATTTTCCCGGCTATCCGGTGATGCCCAATTCGCTGATCCTGGAAGGGTTGGCGCAGACGGGCGGACTGCTGGTCGGCGAGGTCAATCAGTTCGAAGAGAAGGTGATCTTGGCCAAGGTTTCCAAGGCCGTGTTTCACTTCTTGGCGGTGCCGGGAGACACCTTGCGTTACACGGCCACGATCGAAACCATCGGCGGCGGGGGCGCCGGCGTCAAAGCGACCAGCCACGTGGGCGAACGTTTGCAGGGCGAGGCCGACATCATGTTTGCCCACCTCGACGACGCCGGCCGGGCCAAGACCCTCTTCGAGCCGAAGAATTTTGTATTCACCATGAAGCTGCTGGGGGTTTTTGACGTCGGCCGAACCAGCGACGGCAAGAAGTTGACCGAGCCGCCCGGACTGGCCAAACTGATTGAGGCATTAGGCGATGGGCGTTAG